The DNA region CGTGCGGCGGCGCGCGCTCGGCGCGGCGGCGCTGCTGCGCCGCAACCTGCTCGTCTACGGCGTCGGCGGCCTGGTCGCGCCGTTCGTCGGGATCAAGCTGATCGACCTTTGCCTGGCCGCGCTCGGCTGGGCGTGAGGGACGTATGGGACGCGAAGCGTGGCGCGCGGTCTTGATGCTGGCCGCGCTGACGTTGGTCGCCGGGGTCGGCTACCCGCTCGCCGTCACCGCCGCGGCGGCGCTCTTCCCGGCGCGGGCGGGCGGCGGCCTGATCGTCGAGAACGGCGTCGTCCGCGGCTCGCGGCTGATCGGGCAGCCGTTCTCCGACCCGAAGTACTTCTGGGGACGCCCCTCGGCGACC from bacterium includes:
- a CDS encoding potassium-transporting ATPase subunit C, with protein sequence MGREAWRAVLMLAALTLVAGVGYPLAVTAAAALFPARAGGGLIVENGVVRGSRLIGQPFSDPKYFWGRPSAT